AGCCTCTAGCTGCGTTGGTCGCCAACAATCTCTCTGTATCAGCGGCAGTTGGCTGCCTCAAGTACTCTGGGCCAAACACCTCGATCACAGCCTGGCAGAACTTGTACATTGacatcaaacatgttgtctcaCTCATACGCACATACTCATCCACCAGATCGCATGGAATTCCATATGCAAGCATGCGGATGGCCGCGGTGCATTTCTGGTAAGAGGAGAATCCAAGCTTGCCAAGGGCATCCGTCTTGCACTTGAAGTATGGGTCATGAGCAACCACTCCCTCTCGGATACGATTGAACACATGCCTTGCCATTCGAAAACGGCGATGAAATTTATCCGGCTTGAAAAGCGGGGTGTTCGCAAAGTAATCGGCATAGAGCAGGGCGTGGCCTCTCTCCCTGTTGCGGTTCAGGTTGGGAGCACGACCAGGGACTGACCCCCTGTACCGAGGAAACAGTCGTTGAATGTGGTCGTGAACGACCAGTGCAGCCATCACAAGATCTTCATCATTCGACGACGAATCGTCCGATGAACAAAGGAAGTGATGGAAGAAAAACTCGTCTCCACTGTCCATACCTTTGTGGGCAAAATGTCGAACACCTTGCGGTCGTGGTGGCGAAGAGGCCGCGATGATCACCTCAACGCAGCAGGGGTGGTCGCCGGCCGGATACTGGAAGCTGTCGCGGCCGCCGTGGTACGTCGCCGGCGGCCGTGTCCCCTCTGCCACCGGCAAAGACGGCGACGGCCAAACCTCCTCCGATCGACGGCCAAAACTACGGCGAAAGCGCGGGCGTGGTGGCGGTCATGTCGGGACGTGGTTTGGTATGGACGGTCGGGGGCTGCGCGGTGAGGAGGCGGCCGAAGAatagcggcggcgccggcggcgtggCGGGGCGGGGAGAGAGGGTGAAGCGTTGGGAGCGGAGGGACTGCTAGTGTCCCCGACAGGCGGGCCACGGGGGGACAAGGGCGTGCGTCGAGGCCGTCCGCGCGCGTCCATTTCACCCCAAACCGAGCGCAAGTTTGGGCCGGGATGGCTCGAAAATAGACAGAATCCGGACATTTGTCCGTTTGAGGCCGCGCTATTCGTCCGTTTACCTCAAACGGACGCATCCGAACAAGATGGGGTCGCGCAGTGGAGTTGCTCTTACTGGCTTTGAAGGGACACCGACTCTAACAACTAATTTAATCTTATTCTCGAGCTTGCACCAATTCACGGCTAGGTTTTATAATTCGAAAACGCTGTTAGAATTGTGCAAGAAAGCATTTATGCAGCTGACCTTGCGTTTGATTAGTATTTGACGTTCACGGTCAGACACATCTTTATACATTTCTCCATTTCGTCTTTTCCTGTCTCATCTCTTCCGGCAATGTGATTTGGTATTGTAGCTGTTATTATTTCCAGTCAGAGCGCTTGGAATAAACAGGTAAACCAGCACAAATACATTATAGTGGTTGATTTATGTGTCATTGATGCGTCCGCCTACTTTTTTTCCAATAAagataaatattgatatataaaGATATCAATTACGCTTGGTATCCGCAACAATATGATATCTACGATTGGCCATGACATCGAGAATGCATAAATTTGAATTATTTTGGAACGAGAAAAAAATTACTATGTGACGCAATCACACAACCCATACGCAACAAGAGCCAATCACAGAGGGACGACACCAGACGTCGCACGTGCAACACAAACCTTGGATTGTGtgacaagagagagagagagaggagtcaTTTGTACCGCCAAAATCACACATTAGTATCGCTAGCGATATCTGGTGGTAGAACAGGGTATGGCCTTGACCCGAACGAATCCTCACTCACCACTACTTGCACAACCACGATTTGTCGCCGTTATCCATTCTCTCGTGCTACTATGTCCTCGAAGCGTGTGGTTTGATCGTACTAGATGGGAACCTTATCACCAATACACATATTGATTTACTTGGACTTAGATTCAAAAGTTCCAACTATGCCGCACTTTGCAATAAGAAATAATTTGTTCATTCTTTTTAGCGAACCAGGCATAACACCTTTCGACTAAATGACATAACAGAAATAAGAACAGTTCTTGGGTAAGGGAAAAGAAAGGGAAGGGGGGTGGAGTTCAAAGCACTAGCCCGAAACCTATTGAGCATGATCACAATCGACTCGTGCACCATGGGGGCAAAAACCTACAAGCAGGAGAAAACTATCGATATTGTAGTTACAATGCACCATCCATAGTCCTCCAAATAGCACGCAAGCTATCGACCAAAATATCGCAACAAAGACTGGTACCAGAACAAATATACATGAATCCACGGTACATCACCAGCTTCTCCTTCTTGAGGACGATGTCGAAACCTACCATGCGCTGCTACGCGAATCCTCATTAGTGAAGCCGTGCTAGTTCTCAAAATCTCTGCACCCCTGGCCAACACATCGTCTGCTCCATCACTTTGCATACTAGCGCGGTACAATCACGAAAGCGCAAGCTGCGAACACCCTCCAAAAAGGAGTTTTGGGTAGTTTGAATTCAAAGGTGGTTCTGTCTATACAGTTCCAGATTGGCCGACAAATAACTACCAATCCAATAGTATATATTTTCTGTTGCCTAGGTAAAAATGCATAATTCCATGTGTAATATTGCCATATATAGTTAAGGGACAAATCAGTGCTAAAGATAGAACCAACGGATCTCCAGACCACACTAGCATGTGGACAAGTAAAAAAGTTGTCGAGAGATTTCAAGTTCATAACAAAAAAAAGCATTTGGATTACCTGGCCAATTCCTATGTTTCATCACATCCCTAGTAAAAAACAACACTCATGACATTTGCCCAGAAAAAAAAGAATTTTGAAAGGGATCTTAGCTCTTCAAATTCATCTATAGTCACAACATGGACCAACAAATACTATCAACATTTGTAGACAACCGTAAACCCTTCACACATTCCAACACTTTACCCCATTGCACAGTTAGCTCATGGGACAACAATCGCCTATAAAATTTATTCACGTCAGCATCCACACAATCTCTCACGGTACAATTGATagatctccaacgtatctataatttttgcttgttccttTGTATCTCATCAATTTGtatctcatcaatttaattggtgggggataagcataacgtaatcctTATTTTCTTTCTTCATGTGGGTTTATCTTTTCTTTTCGGAGATTGATCATCTTATCACATTCTAGTTCCAAGtgtttcatcttttcttttccggagttctaaGCTTCTCGCCAATTTCGTCGGaacctccatctaaatcatcgcaagacTCAGAGCTTATGCTATTCTTCCGTCTATTTTATCTCGTCattcttttgttaccggagttcttacggtggttcgtcatgatttaattcattcttcgaGTGTTCATCAAGATTTTGTTGCTGGAGTTCAAGTATTTTTCCTTCTTGCTTTtcgaagtgcaattaattctccgtaTTCTTTTGTAGCGGAGTTTGCGTTTCTTCGTTCGTCTCAGTTATCCTATCATTTCCGATTGTGGCCGGTTATCACCTCATGATCTTGAGCTGTTACctataagtccacaacaagctttttctttcgttgttgatttcctcaacaactccgttcaatatTTCCTCCTAAGGTTGCGTTCTATTTCATCCATGGCACAAGTGTCATtttcttcttcgttcttttcaTTCAACTCTTTCAAGTCATCCGGAGATTTGtgttgttcctcaagtcaagtatcAGCCCATTTCTCGAGCTCGTGCTGTCTAAATCTTTTCAGTCTTATTTCGTTTCTTATCTTgtctaaccggagtggt
This sequence is a window from Aegilops tauschii subsp. strangulata cultivar AL8/78 chromosome 7, Aet v6.0, whole genome shotgun sequence. Protein-coding genes within it:
- the LOC109755966 gene encoding uncharacterized protein, which gives rise to MDSGDEFFFHHFLCSSDDSSSNDEDLVMAALVVHDHIQRLFPRYRGSVPGRAPNLNRNRERGHALLYADYFANTPLFKPDKFHRRFRMARHVFNRIREGVVAHDPYFKCKTDALGKLGFSSYQKCTAAIRMLAYGIPCDLVDEYVRMSETTCLMSMYKFCQAVIEVFGPEYLRQPTAADTERLLATNAARGFPGMLGSIDYMHWEWKNCSFAWQSQYKGHVNACTLILEAVASQDIWIWHSFFGMTGSHNDINVLQRSPVFARLAEGHSPPVNFEINGHQYNKGYYLADGIYPQWSTFVKTISKTQGEKRKRFAQMQESVRKDVEHAFGVLQSRWGIVRNPALSWDERKLWEMMTACVIMHNMIVEDERDESIFD